One genomic segment of Chitinophagales bacterium includes these proteins:
- a CDS encoding nucleoside phosphorylase, which translates to MIPAAELIINPDGSIYHLQLLPEEIADVIFTVGDPERVPQVSKYFDEIELARTHREIVTHTGYIGKKRVSVISTGMGTDNIDIVMNELDALANIDFASREVKPQQKSYTIVRIGTSGSIQKDIPLDSLLISEKAVGFDPLMHYYAHTPSDTLFEQQVLEFIADNRFNIPCYTAQAASELVEVFSDFERGITISAPGFYAPQGRKLRAQPAKENLVEKLAAFRYGSLRFTNLEMETAGIYALGNVLGHRCLSVNAILANRLDGTFSSNPQKIINTMIEKVLERAALL; encoded by the coding sequence ATGATTCCGGCAGCCGAATTAATAATAAATCCTGATGGCAGTATTTACCACCTTCAATTATTGCCCGAAGAAATTGCTGATGTTATTTTTACTGTTGGCGATCCGGAACGCGTGCCGCAGGTGAGTAAGTATTTTGATGAAATTGAATTGGCGCGTACACACCGAGAGATTGTAACCCACACGGGATATATTGGAAAAAAGCGGGTATCGGTAATTTCTACCGGAATGGGAACCGATAATATTGATATTGTAATGAATGAGCTTGATGCACTTGCTAATATTGACTTTGCCAGCAGAGAAGTTAAACCACAACAAAAATCTTACACCATTGTGCGCATCGGCACTTCGGGTTCAATACAAAAAGATATACCGCTCGATTCACTTTTAATTTCTGAAAAGGCAGTTGGTTTTGACCCGCTAATGCATTACTATGCGCACACGCCAAGCGATACTTTATTTGAGCAGCAGGTGCTTGAGTTTATAGCCGACAATCGGTTTAATATACCTTGCTATACAGCACAAGCAGCAAGCGAATTGGTAGAAGTTTTTAGCGATTTTGAGAGGGGCATTACTATTTCTGCTCCGGGCTTTTATGCACCACAAGGCAGAAAGCTCCGCGCCCAGCCCGCCAAAGAAAACCTGGTAGAAAAATTAGCTGCTTTTAGGTATGGTTCTTTGCGGTTCACCAATCTTGAAATGGAAACAGCAGGAATTTATGCGCTTGGCAATGTATTGGGACACCGATGCCTTTCTGTAAATGCCATTTTAGCAAACCGCTTAGATGGTACATTTAGTTCCAATCCTCAAAAAATTATCAATACTATGATTGAAAAAGTATTGGAACGTGCAGCTTTGCTGTAA
- a CDS encoding LysM peptidoglycan-binding domain-containing protein produces MKNSNINLRSALAVIACVFAISSKAQTATPSPDILNYIETYKSIAQEEMLRAGIPASITLAQGIHESNCGKSVLATDAKNHFGIKCHKEWTGPGYTYDDDAKGECFRIYNSAEHSYRDHSDFLTSRPRYAGLFTLDRTDYKNWAYGLKAAGYATNPKYPEILIRLIDEYRLHDYDNLQNIVAKKSTPAATPASVATTAATEKPEVLEFQEKGSFNGVPCIVLETKATPKQIAEKYHMSLDDILSYNEMEDGDVFGSGDRVYFAHKKKVGDTEFHTVKKGESMWQIAQQHGIKIHKLYEKNRMRMNEQPLAGETIYLHQKSNVAPRTMLYEAYLKEAKEVNPPVAIPAIHTVEKNTLTASNDRIYNPITTKNYMPPADGLASDSGKENSVSYYEVQPKETLYSIARMFNTSVQQLKSWNNLSDSGLKVGQQLIVKQ; encoded by the coding sequence ATGAAAAATTCAAACATAAACCTACGCAGCGCTTTGGCAGTTATTGCCTGTGTTTTTGCTATAAGCAGCAAGGCGCAAACTGCCACGCCATCGCCCGATATTTTAAATTATATAGAAACATACAAAAGCATTGCACAAGAAGAAATGTTGCGCGCAGGAATTCCCGCCAGCATTACTTTGGCACAAGGCATTCACGAATCTAACTGCGGAAAATCGGTGTTGGCAACCGATGCCAAAAACCATTTTGGTATTAAATGCCATAAGGAATGGACCGGACCCGGCTATACTTACGATGACGATGCTAAAGGCGAGTGTTTTAGAATTTACAATTCTGCCGAGCATTCTTACCGCGACCATTCCGATTTTCTTACTTCGCGACCTCGCTATGCCGGGTTGTTTACGCTCGATAGAACCGATTACAAAAATTGGGCATACGGTTTAAAAGCAGCAGGCTATGCTACCAATCCTAAGTATCCCGAAATCCTTATCCGGCTTATAGACGAATACCGCCTGCACGATTACGATAATCTTCAAAATATAGTAGCTAAGAAAAGCACACCGGCAGCCACTCCTGCATCGGTTGCCACTACCGCAGCCACCGAAAAGCCGGAAGTGTTGGAATTTCAAGAAAAAGGATCGTTTAACGGAGTGCCCTGCATAGTGCTTGAAACAAAAGCTACACCCAAGCAAATAGCAGAAAAATACCACATGAGTTTAGATGATATACTCTCGTACAACGAAATGGAAGATGGCGATGTGTTTGGCTCAGGAGATCGGGTATATTTTGCACATAAGAAGAAAGTAGGCGATACAGAATTTCATACCGTAAAGAAAGGAGAAAGTATGTGGCAGATTGCACAGCAGCATGGTATAAAAATTCATAAGCTATACGAGAAAAATAGAATGCGAATGAACGAGCAGCCTCTTGCCGGAGAAACCATCTATTTACATCAAAAAAGTAACGTAGCTCCGCGCACTATGCTCTACGAAGCCTATTTGAAAGAAGCAAAAGAAGTAAACCCTCCGGTGGCAATACCTGCAATACATACAGTAGAAAAGAATACACTCACAGCGTCTAACGATCGTATTTACAATCCCATTACAACCAAAAACTACATGCCGCCAGCCGATGGTTTGGCATCCGATAGCGGAAAAGAAAACTCCGTTTCTTATTACGAAGTACAACCCAAAGAAACACTTTACAGCATTGCACGAATGTTTAATACTTCGGTGCAGCAGTTAAAGAGTTGGAATAACCTTTCCGATAGCGGCTTAAAAGTAGGGCAGCAACTTATTGTAAAGCAATAG
- a CDS encoding CDGSH iron-sulfur domain-containing protein — protein MEEYIEEKKAPCIITLKPRGPIAITGDFLIIDEDGNELPKKEKVSICRCGMSKVIPICDGAHKGLSF, from the coding sequence ATGGAAGAATATATAGAAGAAAAAAAAGCACCTTGCATTATTACATTAAAGCCTCGTGGTCCCATTGCAATTACAGGCGATTTTCTAATTATTGATGAAGATGGCAATGAATTGCCCAAAAAGGAAAAAGTATCCATCTGCCGCTGTGGAATGAGCAAAGTAATTCCCATTTGCGATGGTGCACACAAAGGACTTTCGTTTTAA
- a CDS encoding Gfo/Idh/MocA family oxidoreductase, with protein MNFALIGAAGYIAPRHMKAIKDTGNDLVAAVDRFDSVGLIDSYFPNASFFTEFERFDRHVDKLKRMGNPIHYASICSPNFLHDSHIRFGLKNGADVICEKPLVLNPWNIESLSEFEKETGKRVYNILQLRLHPSIIALKKRVEETPRDTKYELDLTYITSRGNWYFTSWKGDTSKSGGIATNIGVHFYDMLGFIFGKVQNNIVHLHTHDRAAGFLEFEKARVRWFLSINYNTIPEEVKATGKRTYRSMLLEGEEIEFSDGFTELHTESYKNVLNGKGFGLMEAMPSIQIVQEIRTQQPKGLSGDYHPFAKLPLEKHPFEK; from the coding sequence ATGAATTTTGCATTGATTGGTGCTGCCGGATACATAGCACCTCGCCACATGAAAGCTATTAAAGATACCGGAAACGATTTAGTAGCAGCCGTAGATAGATTCGATAGTGTGGGTTTAATAGATTCTTACTTTCCTAATGCCAGCTTTTTTACCGAGTTTGAAAGATTCGACAGGCATGTAGATAAACTAAAAAGAATGGGTAATCCTATTCACTATGCAAGTATTTGTTCTCCCAATTTTTTGCACGATTCGCATATTCGTTTTGGTTTAAAAAACGGTGCCGATGTTATTTGCGAAAAGCCGTTGGTACTTAATCCTTGGAACATAGAATCGCTTTCTGAGTTTGAAAAAGAAACAGGAAAAAGAGTGTACAATATTCTTCAGTTGCGCTTGCATCCAAGCATTATAGCCTTAAAAAAACGTGTAGAAGAAACTCCCCGCGATACTAAGTATGAATTAGACTTAACCTATATAACTTCCCGTGGCAATTGGTACTTTACCAGTTGGAAAGGCGATACCTCTAAGAGTGGCGGTATAGCTACCAATATTGGTGTTCACTTCTACGATATGCTGGGATTTATTTTTGGTAAAGTGCAAAACAATATTGTGCATTTACACACACACGATCGCGCAGCAGGTTTCTTAGAATTTGAAAAAGCTCGTGTGCGTTGGTTCTTAAGTATCAATTACAATACCATTCCCGAAGAAGTAAAAGCTACCGGAAAGCGCACCTACCGCAGCATGTTGCTCGAAGGTGAAGAAATAGAATTCAGCGATGGCTTTACAGAGCTGCATACCGAAAGCTATAAAAACGTACTCAACGGAAAAGGCTTTGGGTTAATGGAAGCTATGCCTTCTATTCAAATAGTACAAGAAATTAGAACTCAGCAACCAAAAGGTCTATCGGGCGATTATCATCCATTTGCCAAATTGCCGTTGGAGAAACATCCGTTCGAGAAATAA
- a CDS encoding phytanoyl-CoA dioxygenase family protein produces the protein MFQFPDKMLSVFKEEQHQASFEKNGFVILPFYTPEEIKELEAVYHTLHPVDEKGFFPSTFSQDKSYRHQADSEIRRIGNRSIEKYCHNIKVVFGAFIVKSPGPESGMCVHQDMSLVDESRFTGINIWVPLVDLTIENGALFVLPGSHRLFPTYRGSSIPEFFAPVMDDMIDFLQPVLVKAGQAVFFDQSIIHFSPPNYSSKIRIVTNTYFTHQSSEYRTYYWNKELHGSQQLEAFAQDNDFMTNFEQFGENIRDRPKVGKSLGLVDYNFPSIDKAFLESRFERTNARQLIEAAKPKAEVATPTAPQQPKSLFQKIVEVFKAV, from the coding sequence ATGTTTCAGTTTCCCGATAAAATGTTGAGTGTTTTTAAAGAAGAGCAGCACCAAGCCAGTTTCGAAAAAAATGGTTTTGTAATCCTTCCGTTTTATACACCCGAAGAAATTAAAGAACTTGAAGCTGTATATCATACACTACATCCGGTAGATGAAAAAGGATTCTTTCCAAGCACTTTTTCGCAAGATAAAAGCTATAGGCACCAAGCCGATAGCGAAATTCGAAGAATTGGCAATCGCAGTATAGAAAAGTATTGCCACAACATAAAAGTGGTATTTGGTGCATTTATTGTAAAAAGCCCCGGTCCCGAAAGTGGCATGTGTGTTCACCAAGATATGAGTTTGGTGGACGAAAGTCGTTTTACCGGTATCAATATTTGGGTGCCATTGGTAGATTTAACCATAGAGAATGGCGCTTTGTTCGTGTTGCCCGGCAGCCACAGGTTGTTTCCAACCTATCGCGGCAGCAGCATTCCGGAGTTCTTTGCGCCTGTAATGGACGATATGATTGATTTCCTTCAGCCTGTTTTAGTAAAGGCAGGGCAAGCTGTATTCTTCGATCAAAGCATCATTCATTTTTCTCCACCTAATTATTCTAGTAAAATTCGTATTGTAACCAATACTTATTTCACGCATCAAAGTTCCGAATACCGAACATATTACTGGAATAAAGAACTGCATGGAAGCCAGCAATTGGAAGCCTTTGCGCAAGACAACGACTTTATGACCAACTTTGAACAGTTTGGCGAAAATATTCGCGATAGACCTAAGGTTGGCAAGTCGCTCGGGCTGGTGGACTATAATTTTCCATCTATAGATAAAGCTTTTTTAGAAAGCCGTTTTGAGAGAACCAATGCACGCCAACTTATAGAAGCTGCAAAGCCTAAAGCAGAGGTTGCCACACCTACCGCACCACAGCAACCAAAATCGCTGTTTCAAAAAATTGTAGAAGTATTTAAAGCTGTTTAA
- a CDS encoding FMN-binding glutamate synthase family protein: protein MRGVFITFSITTLIATFAFGYFLNSSWYVVFAIAVILFAMGVYDMIQTKHAIRRIYPVFGRMRYMMEELRPKIYQYFIESDIDGRPINRIDRSTIYQRAKQENDTMPFGTQLDVYSEGYEWLCHSMAPKDFNTLEQDPRVMVGNKDCKQPYSCSIYNISAMSYGSLSSNAVEAMNAGAKIGNFAHNTGEGGLSPHHLKHGGDIIWQIGTGYFGCRTKDGNFDEVLFKEKSRLPQVKMIELKISQGAKPGHGGILPASKNTPEIAAIRAIEPHTLVASPPYHKAFDTPKGLVHFIQKLRTLSDGKPIGFKLCIGHKSEFISICKAMIELDTYPDFITVDGAEGGTGAAPQEFSNYVGAPLLDGLDFVANILTGLDIRQHIKIFASGKITTGFHIIRAMALGADVCYSARAYMIAVGCIQALLCNTNRCPTGVATQDPKLTVGLVVSDKKVRVANFHKNTVESVVELLGASGLDSVHNITRSHIYRRISFQSMLTYQEIFPSYEKGSFLTSIPERYALDFKHANTEKWGMANIGSWSS, encoded by the coding sequence ATGAGAGGAGTTTTTATCACCTTTTCAATAACTACTTTAATTGCCACTTTTGCTTTTGGTTACTTCTTAAACAGCAGTTGGTATGTGGTATTTGCCATTGCAGTAATACTGTTTGCAATGGGTGTGTACGATATGATTCAAACTAAACATGCCATTAGGCGTATTTATCCTGTGTTTGGAAGAATGCGCTACATGATGGAAGAGCTAAGACCCAAAATTTACCAGTATTTTATTGAATCGGATATTGATGGTCGCCCTATTAACAGAATAGACCGCTCTACCATTTACCAAAGAGCCAAGCAGGAAAACGACACCATGCCTTTTGGAACACAACTTGATGTGTACTCCGAAGGTTACGAGTGGCTTTGCCACTCCATGGCTCCGAAAGATTTTAATACCCTAGAGCAAGATCCGCGTGTGATGGTAGGAAATAAAGACTGCAAACAGCCTTATTCTTGCAGCATTTACAACATATCGGCTATGAGCTATGGTTCGCTAAGTTCTAATGCTGTAGAAGCCATGAATGCCGGAGCAAAAATTGGCAACTTTGCTCACAATACAGGAGAAGGCGGCTTAAGCCCCCACCACTTAAAACACGGTGGCGATATTATTTGGCAAATAGGCACAGGCTATTTTGGATGCCGCACCAAAGACGGAAACTTTGATGAAGTGCTTTTTAAAGAAAAATCAAGATTACCACAGGTAAAAATGATTGAGTTGAAAATTTCGCAGGGAGCCAAACCCGGGCATGGCGGTATTTTACCGGCATCAAAAAATACACCTGAAATTGCAGCCATCAGAGCCATAGAACCACACACTCTGGTAGCCTCGCCACCATATCACAAAGCATTTGACACACCTAAAGGCTTGGTTCATTTTATTCAAAAATTACGTACACTTTCCGATGGTAAACCCATAGGATTTAAGTTGTGTATTGGACATAAGAGCGAATTTATTTCTATATGCAAAGCCATGATAGAGCTGGATACTTATCCTGATTTTATTACTGTTGATGGCGCAGAAGGTGGCACGGGTGCTGCGCCACAAGAGTTTTCCAATTATGTTGGCGCACCCTTGCTAGACGGATTAGATTTTGTAGCCAATATCTTAACCGGATTAGATATTCGGCAGCACATTAAAATTTTTGCATCGGGTAAAATTACCACCGGGTTTCATATAATAAGGGCGATGGCGCTGGGTGCCGATGTGTGCTATTCTGCACGTGCATATATGATTGCAGTGGGCTGTATTCAAGCGCTGCTTTGTAATACAAACAGATGCCCAACCGGAGTTGCCACGCAAGACCCAAAACTAACGGTTGGCTTAGTGGTTTCTGATAAAAAAGTGCGGGTAGCTAATTTCCATAAGAATACCGTAGAAAGTGTGGTAGAATTATTGGGAGCATCGGGCTTAGATAGCGTGCACAACATTACAAGGTCGCACATTTACCGTAGAATTTCTTTCCAATCTATGCTTACATACCAAGAAATTTTCCCTTCGTACGAAAAGGGTTCTTTTCTTACATCTATTCCTGAGCGGTATGCCTTGGATTTTAAACATGCCAATACCGAAAAATGGGGTATGGCCAATATCGGTAGTTGGAGTAGTTAG
- a CDS encoding acyl-CoA carboxylase subunit beta, with the protein MSNDLEFNKNEDNIRLMVSDIKRQLEQIKLGGGKKAIEKHKAKGKLTARERLELLFDKHKPTVEIGAFAGWEMYEEQGGCVAGGTVAMLGYVKGRLCIVAANDATVKAGAYFPISAKKNLRIQEIAMENRIPIIYLVDSAGAFLPMQDEVFPDKEHFGRIFRNNAVMSAAGIPQIAAIMGSCVAGGAYLPIMSDEALIVEKTGSVFLAGSYLVKSAIGEDIDNETLGGATTHCEISGVTDYKMKDDQHCIETIRNLVDKFGHTEKAGFDRIEPAKPELDEQEIFGIIPEDSAKQYDMLEVIKRLVDKSEVEQYKQEYGKSILCCYARIDGWAVGIVANQRKVVKSKKGEMQFGGVIYSDSADKAARFIMNCNQRRIPLVFLQDVTGFMVGSRSEHGGIIKDGAKLVAAVSNSVVPKFTFIIGNSFGAGNYAMCGKAYDPRLIFAWPNSKIAVMGGDQAAKTMLQIQVANLKAKGKEITPEEEKSLLDGIKSKYQKTLDPRYAAARLWTDGIIDPLDTRKVISMGIEAANHAPITKPFNVGIIQT; encoded by the coding sequence ATGAGCAACGATTTAGAATTCAACAAAAACGAAGACAATATTCGCTTAATGGTAAGCGATATTAAAAGGCAACTGGAGCAGATTAAACTGGGTGGTGGAAAAAAAGCCATAGAAAAGCATAAAGCAAAAGGAAAACTTACGGCACGCGAAAGGCTGGAATTACTTTTCGATAAGCATAAACCAACGGTAGAAATTGGTGCTTTTGCAGGATGGGAAATGTATGAGGAGCAAGGTGGTTGTGTTGCAGGCGGAACCGTAGCCATGCTTGGATATGTAAAAGGGCGCTTGTGTATTGTTGCTGCAAACGATGCAACAGTAAAGGCCGGTGCTTACTTTCCTATTTCGGCAAAAAAGAATTTGCGGATTCAGGAAATTGCAATGGAAAATCGTATTCCCATTATTTATTTGGTAGATAGCGCAGGTGCATTTCTTCCTATGCAAGATGAAGTGTTTCCGGACAAAGAACACTTTGGAAGAATTTTTAGAAACAATGCCGTAATGAGTGCTGCGGGCATACCGCAAATTGCAGCCATTATGGGAAGTTGTGTAGCGGGCGGTGCTTACCTTCCAATTATGAGTGATGAAGCTTTAATTGTTGAAAAAACAGGCTCGGTTTTTTTAGCAGGAAGCTATTTGGTGAAAAGTGCTATTGGTGAAGATATTGATAACGAAACGCTAGGTGGCGCTACTACACATTGCGAAATTAGCGGGGTTACAGATTACAAAATGAAAGACGATCAGCATTGTATCGAAACCATTCGCAATTTGGTAGATAAATTTGGGCATACCGAGAAAGCGGGCTTCGATAGGATAGAGCCTGCAAAGCCTGAATTAGATGAGCAAGAAATTTTTGGAATAATACCGGAAGATTCTGCCAAGCAATACGATATGCTTGAAGTTATTAAGCGCTTGGTAGATAAAAGTGAAGTGGAGCAATATAAGCAAGAGTATGGCAAAAGCATTTTGTGTTGCTATGCTCGTATTGATGGTTGGGCAGTAGGTATTGTTGCCAATCAGCGCAAGGTAGTTAAAAGCAAAAAGGGTGAAATGCAGTTTGGTGGTGTTATCTACAGCGATAGTGCCGATAAAGCAGCACGCTTTATTATGAATTGCAACCAGCGCAGAATTCCTTTAGTGTTTTTACAAGATGTTACCGGCTTTATGGTAGGTAGCAGGAGCGAGCATGGTGGTATTATTAAAGATGGTGCTAAGTTGGTGGCTGCGGTTTCTAATTCGGTGGTTCCTAAGTTCACTTTTATTATAGGAAATAGTTTTGGTGCGGGCAATTATGCTATGTGCGGCAAGGCGTACGACCCGCGTTTAATTTTCGCTTGGCCTAATTCTAAAATTGCAGTTATGGGTGGCGACCAAGCTGCTAAAACCATGTTGCAAATTCAAGTAGCTAACTTAAAAGCAAAGGGGAAAGAAATTACTCCAGAGGAAGAGAAAAGCCTGTTGGATGGTATTAAATCGAAGTATCAAAAGACCCTCGACCCTCGCTATGCCGCAGCAAGGTTGTGGACAGATGGCATTATAGATCCATTAGATAC
- a CDS encoding ATP-binding cassette domain-containing protein: MSAEETVITYEGVSIKQSGNAVLTDVSFEVQQGDFFYLIGKTGSGKSSLMKTLYADLPITSGKATVCGFNLSNMSTGDIPLLRRKLGIVFQDFQLLHHLTVFENLEFVLRATGWESADSIETRISEQLAEFGLGDKVNKYPLNLSGGEQQRLVIARALLNNPPLILADEPTGNLDPEMSEEIMRLLIRINREHNTAILMATHNYQLINRYPAKILRCESGMVIQEKGILME; encoded by the coding sequence ATGAGTGCAGAAGAAACAGTAATTACTTATGAAGGAGTGAGTATAAAACAAAGTGGAAACGCTGTACTCACCGATGTTTCGTTTGAAGTTCAACAAGGCGATTTTTTTTACCTTATTGGAAAAACAGGTAGCGGCAAGAGCAGTTTAATGAAAACATTGTATGCCGACCTGCCAATTACTTCGGGCAAGGCAACCGTATGCGGTTTTAATTTAAGCAACATGAGCACCGGAGATATTCCGCTGCTGCGCAGAAAACTCGGCATTGTATTTCAGGATTTTCAGTTGCTGCATCATCTTACCGTTTTCGAAAACCTAGAGTTTGTGCTAAGAGCCACTGGTTGGGAAAGTGCCGATTCTATCGAAACCAGAATAAGTGAGCAATTGGCAGAATTTGGTTTGGGCGATAAAGTGAACAAATATCCGCTAAACCTTAGTGGTGGCGAACAGCAGCGCTTGGTAATTGCACGCGCACTGCTCAATAATCCGCCCTTGATATTGGCCGATGAACCTACCGGTAATTTAGATCCCGAAATGAGCGAAGAAATTATGCGTTTGCTTATTCGCATAAACAGAGAACACAATACAGCCATTCTTATGGCAACGCACAACTACCAACTTATTAACCGCTATCCTGCAAAAATATTGCGTTGCGAAAGCGGCATGGTTATTCAAGAAAAAGGAATACTCATGGAGTAA